A window from Streptomyces subrutilus encodes these proteins:
- a CDS encoding STAS domain-containing protein, with translation MRTPLDAPIDAPVPPAARALAGPLSESPVEPVPEARSDRLPRLRSTLGADGVLAVTLAGEFDHYTCAPLRDLLADGAARGARHLVVDAARVGFCDSSLLHVLDRWVRGGRGLELSAASAPVRLLLGLAARIPQCPGGWFDPA, from the coding sequence ATGCGCACCCCGCTGGACGCCCCGATAGACGCTCCCGTTCCGCCCGCCGCCCGCGCCCTCGCCGGGCCCCTGTCCGAGTCCCCCGTCGAGCCCGTGCCCGAGGCCCGTTCGGACCGGCTCCCCCGCCTGCGGTCCACGCTCGGGGCCGACGGCGTCCTCGCCGTCACCCTGGCCGGGGAGTTCGACCACTACACCTGCGCCCCGTTGCGGGACCTCCTCGCGGACGGCGCCGCGCGCGGCGCCCGCCACCTCGTCGTCGACGCGGCCCGTGTCGGCTTCTGCGACTCGTCGCTGCTGCACGTACTGGACCGGTGGGTGCGCGGCGGCCGCGGCCTGGAGCTGTCCGCCGCCTCCGCCCCGGTCCGCCTGCTGCTGGGCCTGGCGGCCCGCATCCCCCAGTGCCCCGGAGGCTGGTTCGACCCGGCCTAG
- a CDS encoding FtsX-like permease family protein, with amino-acid sequence MLGFVMRRLRGRLPLAAAVLFTVLITTTVLTALLAFTRGVGEAGLRQALQGREHDRSTVVVTSDRPAGARGADEQAVRAFAAKLFGPVPVAVDSLARSRSYGLPGPAASGKEADLTLLASFDRAHVRLLAGRWPQAQTAPGRVAVAVPRAALTRLGLAEAALPAEVRLADRYGGAPLDVLVTGVYRAADPADPYWTLDPLGGRELQVSSFTTYGPLLVDDSAFTSGAVPQNGRGSLLDPDFRSVRTAEAEAIRDRAAGLAPGTGGPGGAGAAAGALKAPAGFQVKTELPRLLDELASGQTVARSTLMVGALQLAVLAAAALLLVSRLLTERQESERVLLTARGASRLRLGTLGTVESLLLALPAAVLAPLLTPPLLKLLHSFGPLSRIPLDTSGGPLLWPVAAACAAGCVLLTALPPVLRGAGAAALRRSGRRQALVAGTARSGADLALVALAVIAYRQLDRYSGSGTPAARPGTGDGLGIDPVLVAAPTLALCAGTLLALRLLPFAARLGGRIAERGSGLGPALVGWQLARRPKRATGPVLLLVLAVSSGVLALGQHSAWTASQRDQADFATAGGLRISGSDLPPMGRGGRYAALPGGEGVIPVVRTRQELPGGKPAQVLALDALAAGERIPLRADLRDERPVRELFAPLAAARPAPGDVIELPGRPRRIDLDVTVRPSAVTEAPSLGLLLRDRFGLTHRSPMLRLPASGDGTVSVDLDTLTGAPLGTAAQPLALAGAVLSYRGPDGLSADAADGPQDPAELTVRRIAVADAPGGPGVTVPVPAPAPAWTLDAPPALRGGPPGEVLPVPASGPGAGALLRLRYQGGPDGGSGFRIALTPGRPPAAEVPGIATRAYLAAVGAAVGDVVPVPLGDSTVPVRITAAVGSLPVAGDTALAVDLATAGRLLAADGVRELPPAAEWWMPARSASDPLPARAAAELRAGAGAQQVELREEAAAALLDDPLSAGPQSALAALALACAVLAAIGCAAAAAAAGRERSREFAVLLALGTPRGKLTRTAAAESGLLVGLASAVGIGLGAAIVHLMAPLVVLTPAARPPVPPVLVDLPAPAILLMAAAIAAVPLWSAVRGARNDRDVTVRLRNLEDM; translated from the coding sequence ATGCTCGGCTTCGTCATGCGCCGGCTGCGCGGGCGATTGCCGCTCGCCGCCGCCGTGCTGTTCACCGTACTGATCACCACGACGGTGCTCACCGCGCTGCTCGCGTTCACCCGCGGCGTCGGCGAGGCGGGCCTGCGCCAGGCCCTCCAGGGCCGGGAGCACGACCGGTCCACCGTCGTGGTCACCTCCGACCGGCCGGCCGGCGCGCGCGGCGCGGACGAACAGGCGGTGCGCGCTTTCGCGGCCAAGCTGTTCGGGCCCGTCCCGGTCGCCGTCGACAGCCTGGCGCGCAGCCGCTCGTACGGGCTGCCCGGTCCGGCGGCCTCCGGCAAGGAAGCCGACCTGACGCTGCTCGCCTCCTTCGACCGCGCGCACGTACGGCTCCTCGCCGGCCGGTGGCCGCAGGCCCAGACGGCCCCCGGCCGGGTCGCCGTGGCCGTCCCCCGGGCGGCGCTGACGCGGCTCGGGCTGGCCGAGGCGGCGCTGCCCGCCGAGGTGCGGCTGGCCGACCGGTACGGCGGCGCCCCGCTCGACGTGCTGGTGACCGGCGTGTACCGGGCGGCCGACCCCGCCGATCCGTACTGGACGCTCGACCCCCTGGGCGGGCGCGAGCTCCAGGTCAGCAGCTTCACCACCTACGGCCCGCTCCTCGTCGACGACTCCGCCTTCACCTCCGGCGCCGTCCCGCAGAACGGCCGCGGTTCGCTGCTGGACCCCGACTTCCGCTCCGTGCGCACCGCCGAGGCGGAAGCGATCCGCGACCGGGCCGCCGGCCTGGCGCCCGGGACGGGCGGACCGGGCGGCGCCGGAGCCGCGGCGGGTGCGCTGAAGGCCCCCGCCGGCTTCCAGGTGAAGACCGAACTGCCCCGGCTGCTGGACGAACTGGCCTCCGGGCAGACCGTCGCCCGCTCCACGCTGATGGTCGGCGCCCTCCAGCTCGCCGTGCTGGCGGCGGCGGCACTGCTGCTGGTCTCACGGCTGCTGACGGAGCGGCAGGAGTCGGAACGGGTGCTGCTGACCGCCCGCGGCGCCTCGCGCCTGCGGCTCGGCACGCTCGGCACGGTCGAATCGCTGCTGCTGGCCCTACCCGCCGCGGTGCTCGCCCCGCTGCTCACGCCGCCCCTGCTGAAGCTGCTCCACTCCTTCGGGCCGCTGTCCCGGATTCCGCTGGACACCTCCGGCGGCCCCCTCCTGTGGCCGGTCGCCGCCGCCTGCGCCGCGGGCTGCGTCCTGCTGACCGCGCTGCCCCCCGTGCTGCGCGGGGCCGGGGCCGCCGCCCTGCGCCGCAGCGGCCGGCGCCAGGCCCTCGTCGCGGGCACCGCCCGCTCCGGCGCCGACCTGGCGCTGGTGGCCCTGGCCGTGATCGCCTACCGCCAACTCGACCGCTACAGCGGCTCGGGGACGCCCGCGGCGCGGCCCGGGACCGGTGACGGGCTCGGCATCGACCCGGTCCTGGTCGCCGCCCCGACGCTGGCCCTGTGCGCCGGGACCCTGCTCGCCCTGCGCCTGCTGCCCTTCGCCGCCCGGCTCGGCGGCCGGATCGCCGAACGGGGCAGCGGGCTGGGCCCGGCGCTCGTCGGCTGGCAGCTCGCCCGCCGCCCCAAGCGGGCCACGGGGCCGGTGCTGCTGCTCGTCCTGGCCGTGTCCAGCGGGGTGCTGGCCCTCGGGCAGCACAGTGCCTGGACCGCCTCGCAGCGGGACCAGGCCGACTTCGCCACCGCCGGCGGCCTGCGCATATCCGGCAGCGACCTGCCCCCGATGGGCCGGGGCGGCCGGTACGCGGCGCTGCCCGGCGGCGAGGGCGTGATCCCGGTCGTGCGCACCCGGCAGGAGCTGCCCGGCGGGAAGCCCGCCCAGGTGCTCGCCCTGGACGCGCTGGCCGCGGGCGAGCGGATCCCGCTCCGCGCCGACCTGCGCGACGAGCGGCCGGTGCGGGAGCTGTTCGCACCGCTCGCGGCGGCCCGCCCGGCCCCCGGCGACGTCATCGAACTCCCCGGCCGGCCCCGCCGGATCGACCTGGACGTGACGGTCCGCCCGTCGGCCGTCACCGAGGCGCCCAGTCTCGGGCTGCTGCTGCGGGACCGCTTCGGGCTGACCCACCGCTCGCCGATGCTGCGCCTGCCCGCCTCCGGCGACGGCACCGTCTCGGTGGACCTCGACACGCTGACCGGGGCCCCGCTCGGGACCGCCGCGCAGCCGCTGGCGCTGGCCGGGGCCGTGCTCTCCTACCGCGGGCCGGACGGCCTGTCCGCCGACGCGGCCGACGGGCCCCAGGACCCCGCCGAGCTGACCGTCCGCCGGATCGCCGTGGCCGACGCGCCCGGCGGACCCGGCGTCACCGTGCCCGTACCCGCTCCGGCCCCCGCCTGGACGCTCGACGCCCCGCCCGCGCTCCGCGGCGGCCCACCCGGCGAGGTGCTGCCCGTTCCGGCCTCCGGGCCGGGCGCGGGCGCGCTGCTGCGGCTGCGCTACCAGGGCGGACCCGACGGGGGCAGCGGCTTCCGGATCGCCCTGACCCCCGGCAGGCCGCCCGCCGCCGAGGTGCCCGGGATCGCCACCCGGGCCTACCTCGCCGCGGTCGGCGCGGCGGTGGGCGACGTGGTGCCCGTCCCGCTGGGCGATTCCACCGTGCCGGTGCGGATCACGGCGGCCGTGGGCTCGCTGCCGGTGGCCGGCGACACCGCGCTCGCCGTCGACCTGGCCACCGCCGGACGGCTGCTGGCGGCCGACGGGGTGCGCGAGCTGCCGCCCGCCGCCGAGTGGTGGATGCCCGCCCGCTCCGCCTCCGACCCGCTGCCCGCACGGGCCGCCGCCGAGCTGCGCGCCGGCGCCGGAGCCCAGCAGGTGGAGCTGCGCGAGGAGGCCGCCGCCGCCCTGCTGGACGACCCGTTGAGCGCGGGCCCGCAGTCCGCCCTCGCCGCGCTGGCCCTGGCCTGCGCGGTCCTGGCCGCGATCGGCTGCGCGGCCGCCGCCGCGGCCGCCGGGCGGGAGCGGTCGCGCGAGTTCGCGGTGCTGCTGGCCCTCGGCACGCCGCGCGGCAAGCTGACCCGTACGGCCGCGGCCGAGAGCGGCCTGCTGGTCGGCCTGGCCAGCGCCGTCGGAATCGGGCTCGGCGCCGCGATCGTCCACCTCATGGCACCGCTGGTGGTGCTGACCCCGGCCGCGCGGCCCCCCGTGCCGCCGGTCCTGGTGGACCTGCCGGCCCCCGCCATCCTGTTGATGGCCGCCGCGATCGCGGCGGTGCCCCTGTGGTCGGCCGTGCGCGGCGCCCGCAACGACCGCGACGTCACCGTACGGCTGCGGAACCTGGAGGACATGTGA